CGGCGATCGAGGAGGACTTCCGGCGCCGGATGCACCCGGGCCTGACGTACTGCCAGCGGGTCGGCAACGTCATGGGCGCGACCACGATGCTCTCGCTCGCCAGCACCATCGACAACGCCGACCTCTCCAGCCCCCAGCGCGTCGGCGTCTTCTCCTACGGCTCCGGCTGCTGCTCGGAGTTCTTCAGCGGCGTCGTCCGCCAGGAGAGCCAGGACCATGTCCGCCGCTTCGAGATCGAGAAGCACCTGGACAAGCGGTACGAGCTGAGCATGCCCGAGTACGACATGCTGCTCCGGACCAACCACGCCGTGAAGTTCGGGACCCGCAACGCCGTCCTCGACACCGGCATCGTGCCCGAGGCCCGGGGCACGCTCGGCAAGGAACTCCTCTTCCTCAAGCAGATCAACGAGTTCCACCGGGAGTACGAGTGGCTCTCCTGAACACGGCGGCCTACGAGACCGTCAAGGTCAGGTTCCAGGACGAGATCTGCTTCCTCCAGCTCAACCGCCCCGACGCCGACAACGCGATCAACCGGCGGCTGGTCGAGGAGTGCACCAGCGTGGTGCGGCACTGCGAGGAGCATGCCAAGGTCCTCGTCCTGGAGGGCCTGCCCGAGGTGTTCTGCTGGGGCGCCGACTTCCGGGAGCTGGGCTCCCAGGAGAGCGGCGGCCACGAAAAGTCGCACGCCGAGGCCCTCTACGACCTCTGGCTCTCGCTGGCCCTCGGCTCGTTCGTCTCGATCGCGCACGTCCGCGGCAAGGTGAACGCCGGCGGCCTGGGCTTCGTGGCCGCCTGCGACATCGTGGTGTGCGAGGACAAGTCGGTGTTCAGCCTCTCGGAGCTGCTGTTCGGGCTGATGCCGGCCTGCGTCCTGCCCTTCCTGATCAGGAAGGTCGGCCCGGCGAAGGCCAACTACATCACGCTGACCACCCAGCCGTTCACCGCCCGGCAGGCGGTGGACTGGCAACTGGTGGACGCCAGCGAGGAGAACAGCGGCAACCTGCTGCGCAAGCACATCCTGCGGCTGCGCTACCTGCCCAAGTCCGGTGTCACCCGCTACAAGAAGTACCTGCGCAACCTCGACGACATCCTGCTCCCCTCCCGGGAGAAGGCCGTCGAGGCCAACCGGGAGGTGTTCTCCGACCAGGAGAACCTGCAGAAGATCGCGCGCTACGTGAACACAGGGAAGTTTCCCTGGGAAGGGGAGTAGACATGTCGGACGCGGCCGTCGACTACACCCAGCTCGGGCCCTCCGTGGTCCGGATCACCATGCAGGACAAGGAGCACAAGAACACCTTCTCCGACCAGCTCCTGGTCGGCCTGAGCGACGCCTTCGAGCGGGTCAAGGCAGACGAGCGGTGCAAGGTGGTCATCCTCACGGGCTACGGCACCTACTTCGCCAGCGGCGGCCGCAAGGAGAGCCTGCTGCAGATCCAGGACCGGCAGATCAGCTTCACCGACTCCGACATCTACGGCCTGGCACTGGACTGCCCCGTCCCCGTCATCTCCGCGATGCAGGGCCACGGCATCGGCGGCGGCTTCGCGATGGGGCTCTTCTCCGACTTCGTGATCCTCAGTCAGGAGAGCATCTACACCACCAACTT
The sequence above is a segment of the Kitasatospora sp. NBC_00240 genome. Coding sequences within it:
- a CDS encoding enoyl-CoA hydratase/isomerase — encoded protein: MALLNTAAYETVKVRFQDEICFLQLNRPDADNAINRRLVEECTSVVRHCEEHAKVLVLEGLPEVFCWGADFRELGSQESGGHEKSHAEALYDLWLSLALGSFVSIAHVRGKVNAGGLGFVAACDIVVCEDKSVFSLSELLFGLMPACVLPFLIRKVGPAKANYITLTTQPFTARQAVDWQLVDASEENSGNLLRKHILRLRYLPKSGVTRYKKYLRNLDDILLPSREKAVEANREVFSDQENLQKIARYVNTGKFPWEGE
- a CDS encoding polyketide synthase, with amino-acid sequence MSDAAVDYTQLGPSVVRITMQDKEHKNTFSDQLLVGLSDAFERVKADERCKVVILTGYGTYFASGGRKESLLQIQDRQISFTDSDIYGLALDCPVPVISAMQGHGIGGGFAMGLFSDFVILSQESIYTTNFMRYGFTPGMGATLILPKKLGFSLGEEMLLSAKTYYGRDLKERGIPFPVLPRAEVLPYAVELAETLAEKPRLSLITLKDHLVAELREELPRYIEREVAMHDKTFHQPEVRDLITSQY